One Gloeothece verrucosa PCC 7822 DNA window includes the following coding sequences:
- the psaK gene encoding photosystem I reaction center subunit PsaK, giving the protein MSSMLLFAAVSNVPTTTPWNFSIALIMIFANLFAFIVGYFAIQKTGQGPSLPLPQLASKKSFGLPELLATASFGHILGAGIILGLSSSGIL; this is encoded by the coding sequence TATTCGCTGCCGTGTCTAATGTGCCCACTACTACTCCTTGGAATTTTTCGATCGCATTAATCATGATTTTTGCCAATTTATTTGCTTTCATCGTGGGTTATTTTGCGATTCAAAAAACAGGGCAAGGTCCCAGTTTACCGCTTCCTCAACTGGCTTCTAAAAAAAGCTTTGGTCTTCCTGAACTCTTAGCAACCGCTAGTTTTGGCCATATCCTAGGTGCAGGAATCATCCTAGGTTTATCTAGCTCAGGTATCCTCTAA
- the coaD gene encoding pantetheine-phosphate adenylyltransferase: MIAIYPGSFDPITLGHLDIITRGGQLFERVIVTVSCNPNKNPLFPVEKRVEQIRQCTQHLTNVEVDSFTGLTVEYAKLRKANVLLRGLRVLSDFEKELQMAHTNVTLWDGIETVFLATAKEYSFLSSSIVKEIAKFGGSVSHLVPENVARDIALYYS; this comes from the coding sequence GTGATAGCGATTTACCCCGGTAGTTTCGATCCCATTACTTTAGGACATTTGGATATCATCACACGAGGCGGGCAATTATTTGAGCGTGTCATCGTCACGGTATCATGCAATCCGAACAAAAACCCTCTGTTTCCCGTAGAAAAACGAGTTGAGCAAATCCGCCAATGTACTCAACATCTAACCAATGTAGAAGTAGACAGTTTTACAGGATTAACAGTGGAATATGCTAAATTACGAAAGGCTAATGTTTTGCTGAGAGGGTTAAGGGTGCTTTCTGATTTTGAAAAAGAACTCCAAATGGCTCACACTAACGTCACTCTCTGGGATGGGATAGAAACAGTATTTTTAGCAACGGCCAAAGAATATAGCTTTTTAAGTAGTAGCATTGTCAAAGAAATTGCTAAATTCGGTGGCTCAGTTTCTCATTTAGTTCCTGAAAATGTCGCTCGGGACATCGCGCTATATTACAGTTAA
- a CDS encoding Tic20 family protein: MTTPATAEVKDRILSALVYILPLIYALPFGISLLKQIPFLGLIYLPLSPLISLYYSLPFGGLIIFFVLFFAVVRNERVNRFIRFNTLQAILIDIALILCSLILQFLGQILVDNSLFILTLNNTIFLGTLTACIFGIIQSGRGLYPEIPAISEAVYSQLPW; the protein is encoded by the coding sequence ATGACAACACCAGCAACGGCAGAGGTTAAAGATCGCATACTATCGGCCTTGGTTTATATACTGCCTTTGATTTATGCTTTACCCTTTGGCATCTCTTTGCTGAAGCAGATTCCCTTTTTAGGATTAATTTATCTCCCTTTATCCCCTCTAATTTCTTTGTATTATAGCCTTCCCTTTGGCGGATTAATTATCTTCTTTGTTTTGTTTTTTGCTGTAGTCAGAAATGAACGGGTCAATCGTTTTATTCGCTTTAATACTTTACAAGCAATTTTAATAGATATTGCTTTAATATTATGTAGTTTGATTTTGCAGTTTTTGGGTCAAATTTTAGTTGATAATAGTTTATTTATTTTGACTTTAAATAATACTATCTTTTTAGGAACTCTAACAGCCTGTATCTTTGGCATAATTCAGTCAGGAAGAGGGTTGTATCCTGAAATCCCTGCCATTTCTGAGGCAGTTTATTCTCAACTTCCTTGGTAG
- the arcC gene encoding carbamate kinase, producing MRVVIALGGNALLKRGQPLEAEVQRQNIQTAAAVIAEIAENHTVVVTHGNGPQVGLLALQAEAYKGVNPYPLDVLDAQTEGMIGYLLEQELRNHLKDRQVVTLLTQIAVDPHDSAFSQPTKPIGPVYLKTEAQQLAAQRGWAICADGDGYRRVVPSPEPKQILELATIRLLVEVGALVVCAGGGGIPVMITPGGAIGGIEAVIDKDLAAALLAINLKADALLLLTDVEGVYHHWGTPEAQLLREVTSTALRQEHFAAGSMGPKVEAACRFVEATGGYAGIGKLEDGAEILNGQRGTRVQIGGYGARNYDSP from the coding sequence ATGCGCGTTGTCATAGCACTTGGGGGTAATGCCCTCTTAAAACGGGGGCAACCCCTAGAAGCCGAGGTGCAACGGCAGAATATTCAAACCGCCGCCGCCGTCATCGCCGAAATTGCCGAAAATCATACCGTAGTTGTCACTCATGGAAACGGTCCCCAAGTGGGATTACTCGCTCTACAGGCCGAAGCTTATAAGGGGGTAAACCCCTATCCTCTCGATGTTCTCGATGCTCAAACCGAGGGAATGATCGGTTATCTTCTCGAACAAGAATTACGGAACCATCTCAAAGACCGACAGGTAGTGACCTTATTAACTCAAATCGCAGTGGACCCTCACGATAGTGCTTTTAGCCAACCGACAAAACCTATCGGGCCAGTTTATTTAAAAACCGAAGCACAACAGTTAGCCGCACAGAGGGGATGGGCCATTTGTGCCGATGGGGACGGATATCGTCGCGTGGTACCTTCTCCAGAACCGAAACAGATTCTAGAATTAGCGACCATCCGCTTATTGGTGGAAGTTGGGGCGTTGGTGGTGTGTGCCGGGGGAGGGGGAATTCCAGTGATGATCACCCCTGGCGGCGCGATTGGCGGCATTGAGGCCGTTATTGATAAAGACTTAGCTGCTGCCCTTTTGGCTATCAACCTCAAGGCTGATGCTTTGTTACTGTTGACTGATGTAGAGGGAGTTTATCACCATTGGGGGACTCCAGAGGCTCAACTGTTACGAGAAGTTACCTCAACTGCCCTCAGACAAGAGCATTTTGCTGCCGGTTCTATGGGGCCAAAAGTTGAAGCCGCTTGTCGGTTTGTGGAGGCTACAGGAGGTTACGCTGGTATTGGAAAGTTAGAGGATGGAGCAGAGATTTTAAACGGTCAACGGGGTACTAGGGTTCAAATTGGAGGTTATGGAGCCAGAAACTATGATTCGCCATAA
- a CDS encoding cyclic 2,3-diphosphoglycerate synthase has protein sequence MNNKPMRKRLIIMGAAGRDFHNFNQVYRDNPLVEVVAFTAAQISGIAKRRYPPCLAGSLYADGIPIFEESELENLIKREKIDQVVFSYSDLTHAEVMHLASRSLSAGADFLLLGPERTMLSAQVPVIAVSAVRTGCGKSQTARWLSKLLRHQGLKVAVIRHPMPYGSLEKQMVQHFATHEDLNSANCTIEEREEYEPHIDMGNIVYAGVDYGLIIEQAASEADIILWDGGNNDFPFIRPDLHLVLVDPLRPGDETTHHPGEVVLRMADIVVIAKVDSAADADIQKVQEAVQMVNPKATIVRAASPIALEDPEAVRDRRVLVVEDGPTTTHGGMAYGAGYVAATRAAAKEIINPRIYAVPEIAEVYHAYPHIGRVLPAMGYSATQLKALEETINRAEADVVVAATPSNLVNLIQVNKPIIRAHYEFAEVGQPKLSNLVEQFLIRQALMGRELCALS, from the coding sequence ATGAATAATAAACCAATGCGTAAGCGGCTGATCATCATGGGAGCGGCAGGTCGAGATTTTCATAACTTCAACCAAGTTTATCGAGATAACCCCCTCGTGGAAGTGGTGGCCTTTACCGCCGCCCAAATCTCAGGCATCGCCAAGCGTCGCTATCCTCCCTGTTTAGCCGGTTCTCTGTATGCTGACGGTATCCCCATTTTTGAAGAAAGCGAACTCGAAAACCTGATCAAACGAGAAAAAATCGATCAGGTAGTCTTTTCCTACAGTGACTTAACCCACGCTGAAGTCATGCACCTAGCCTCAAGGTCCCTATCTGCGGGGGCAGATTTTCTCTTACTCGGCCCCGAACGAACCATGTTATCAGCGCAAGTCCCTGTTATTGCTGTCTCAGCCGTGCGTACAGGTTGCGGGAAATCTCAAACAGCCCGTTGGTTATCTAAACTGCTGCGGCATCAAGGATTAAAAGTCGCCGTCATTCGGCATCCCATGCCCTATGGGTCCTTAGAAAAGCAAATGGTTCAGCATTTTGCTACCCATGAAGACCTAAACAGCGCTAATTGTACCATCGAAGAAAGAGAAGAATATGAACCTCACATCGATATGGGCAATATTGTCTATGCCGGGGTTGACTATGGTTTAATTATCGAACAAGCGGCTTCAGAAGCCGATATTATCCTATGGGATGGCGGAAATAATGATTTTCCTTTCATTCGCCCGGACCTTCATTTGGTTTTAGTCGATCCTCTGCGGCCTGGAGATGAAACCACCCATCATCCGGGAGAAGTGGTGTTACGCATGGCCGATATTGTGGTGATTGCCAAAGTGGACTCAGCCGCCGATGCGGATATTCAAAAAGTCCAAGAAGCCGTTCAGATGGTAAACCCCAAAGCCACTATTGTTAGGGCTGCATCTCCTATCGCCTTAGAAGACCCAGAAGCCGTCAGAGACCGCCGAGTATTAGTCGTAGAAGATGGACCCACTACCACTCATGGAGGAATGGCTTATGGAGCCGGTTATGTAGCCGCCACTCGCGCCGCCGCCAAAGAAATTATTAACCCTCGAATCTATGCCGTGCCAGAAATAGCAGAGGTTTATCATGCTTACCCCCATATAGGTCGAGTCTTGCCGGCGATGGGTTATTCTGCCACTCAATTAAAAGCTTTAGAAGAAACCATCAACCGCGCTGAGGCCGACGTAGTGGTAGCGGCTACCCCCAGTAACCTCGTTAACTTAATCCAAGTCAATAAGCCCATTATTCGCGCTCATTACGAATTTGCCGAAGTGGGACAGCCAAAATTAAGCAATTTAGTGGAACAATTTTTGATTCGTCAGGCTTTAATGGGGAGGGAGCTATGCGCGTTGTCATAG
- a CDS encoding UDP-N-acetylmuramoyl-tripeptide--D-alanyl-D-alanine ligase, giving the protein MLSQISLKQLSNILELPETNLLAIFSEKTVTGITTDSREISDGEIFVALRGKNFDGYEFTEIAVEKGAIAIIVDREVPVIASKNIPQFIVKDTLNAYQKIAHWWRNQLTIPVIAVTGSVGKTTTKELIAAVLSQRGKVHKTRANYNNEIGVPKTLLELDKSHDYAVIEMAMRAKGEIALLTEIARPTLGIITNVGTAHIGRLGSTEAIAAAKCELLEQMSPDTIAILNHDNPLLIETAHKVWQGETLTYGLEGGDLVGQLIDAQTLRVEGINFPLPIPGRHNALNYLAALAVAKVLNLDWTPLTEGLTVNLPSGRSRRHQLPNDVLLLDETYNAGLESMIAALELLKQTPGQRHIAVLGTMKELGDHSPQFHRQVGETVKRLNIDHLLVLTDDPQAQEIAVGADGVTTQCWQTHQALVQQLQEMIKPGDRILFKASNSVGLNRVVESLLNDQPV; this is encoded by the coding sequence ATGCTCAGTCAAATTTCTTTGAAGCAACTCAGTAATATCCTTGAATTACCAGAAACTAATTTACTTGCTATATTTTCTGAAAAAACGGTAACCGGAATCACCACTGATAGTCGTGAAATTAGTGATGGTGAAATTTTTGTAGCCTTACGGGGAAAGAATTTTGACGGATATGAATTCACTGAAATAGCGGTGGAAAAAGGCGCGATTGCTATCATTGTCGATAGAGAGGTTCCCGTAATTGCTTCTAAGAATATACCTCAGTTTATTGTTAAAGATACTTTGAATGCTTATCAAAAAATTGCTCATTGGTGGCGCAATCAATTGACCATTCCAGTCATTGCTGTAACGGGGTCAGTAGGCAAAACAACAACTAAAGAATTGATAGCGGCAGTTTTATCACAGAGAGGAAAAGTCCATAAAACTAGAGCAAATTATAATAATGAAATTGGCGTTCCCAAAACTTTATTAGAATTGGATAAAAGCCATGATTATGCAGTAATTGAAATGGCAATGCGAGCCAAAGGAGAAATAGCCTTATTAACCGAAATCGCCCGCCCGACCCTAGGTATCATTACTAATGTGGGAACCGCTCATATTGGACGACTCGGATCAACCGAAGCGATCGCCGCCGCCAAATGTGAGCTACTCGAACAGATGTCACCTGATACCATAGCGATTCTCAATCATGATAATCCTCTATTAATAGAAACCGCTCACAAGGTTTGGCAAGGAGAAACCCTGACTTATGGCTTAGAAGGAGGAGATTTAGTCGGGCAACTGATTGATGCTCAAACCTTGAGAGTAGAAGGCATCAATTTTCCCCTACCCATACCCGGACGGCATAATGCCCTTAATTACCTTGCAGCCCTAGCAGTGGCAAAAGTGCTTAACCTCGACTGGACTCCCTTAACAGAAGGCTTAACCGTAAATTTACCCAGTGGGCGCTCACGTCGTCATCAACTCCCCAATGATGTCCTCCTTCTCGATGAAACCTATAATGCTGGATTAGAATCCATGATAGCCGCCCTCGAATTACTCAAACAAACCCCAGGGCAACGCCACATCGCCGTTTTAGGCACCATGAAAGAACTTGGCGATCACTCGCCTCAATTTCATCGCCAGGTGGGAGAAACCGTTAAGCGGCTAAATATCGATCATTTATTAGTATTAACTGATGATCCACAAGCCCAAGAAATTGCTGTCGGTGCTGATGGGGTGACCACCCAGTGTTGGCAAACCCATCAAGCATTAGTCCAACAGCTACAGGAAATGATCAAACCCGGTGATCGCATTTTATTTAAAGCGTCCAATTCTGTAGGGTTAAATCGAGTGGTAGAAAGTTTACTCAACGACCAACCCGTTTAA
- a CDS encoding peptidase, whose product MLLIRMRRLVSVNSLVFFLVIAIITVGLFGLPRGEAKDSEVSLPPLQAHPLPLTLKNWNDSQNSGDYFSLMESTPVGSLIWSEFPIKVYWDQPNLSGDHSAAKRRFEQWAELVKQAITEWNQYLPLIEIQQEESADIIIKRDNPSLGAKINPETGKLEIPRARSAQTDYKLYIRADNPPILCHRMTIQISPNLSQELILSAVRHELGHALGIWGHSPVETDALYFSQVRNPPPISVRDINTLKKVYEQPTRLGWTMSQGN is encoded by the coding sequence ATGCTTCTCATCCGGATGAGACGACTTGTGTCTGTTAATTCCCTTGTCTTCTTCTTGGTGATCGCCATAATTACGGTGGGTTTATTCGGGTTGCCAAGAGGAGAGGCTAAGGACTCTGAGGTATCTTTACCGCCTTTACAGGCTCATCCTTTACCTCTTACCCTAAAAAACTGGAACGATAGCCAAAATAGCGGCGATTATTTTTCTTTGATGGAATCAACCCCTGTAGGGTCTTTAATTTGGTCAGAGTTTCCCATTAAAGTGTATTGGGACCAGCCTAACCTCTCTGGTGATCATTCTGCGGCAAAGCGCCGCTTTGAGCAATGGGCAGAGTTAGTGAAGCAGGCGATCACCGAGTGGAATCAATATTTACCTTTAATTGAGATTCAACAGGAGGAATCAGCAGATATTATCATCAAGCGCGATAATCCTTCTCTGGGGGCAAAGATCAACCCCGAAACCGGTAAATTAGAAATTCCTCGGGCCAGATCAGCCCAAACCGATTATAAGTTGTATATTCGAGCAGATAATCCCCCGATTTTGTGCCATCGCATGACGATTCAAATTAGTCCTAATTTAAGTCAGGAATTGATCTTATCAGCAGTGCGGCATGAATTAGGTCATGCTTTGGGTATTTGGGGGCACAGTCCCGTAGAAACCGATGCGTTATACTTTTCTCAGGTTCGTAACCCGCCGCCCATTTCTGTACGGGATATTAATACTCTTAAAAAAGTTTATGAGCAACCAACTAGATTAGGCTGGACAATGAGTCAGGGAAATTAA
- the secG gene encoding preprotein translocase subunit SecG → MNIVQIVKIIWALCAGLLIVLVLLHSPKGDGLGGIGGQAQLFTSAKSAEKTLNQITWTLSSLFIALTIVLSAGWLESTPSG, encoded by the coding sequence ATGAATATTGTACAGATCGTTAAAATTATTTGGGCATTATGTGCCGGTTTGCTAATTGTTCTGGTATTATTACACAGCCCTAAAGGCGATGGACTCGGCGGCATCGGTGGACAAGCTCAACTGTTTACCAGCGCTAAATCAGCCGAAAAAACCCTCAACCAAATTACTTGGACTCTAAGTAGTCTTTTTATCGCTTTAACCATTGTCCTTAGTGCAGGTTGGTTAGAGAGTACCCCTAGTGGTTAA
- the gpmI gene encoding 2,3-bisphosphoglycerate-independent phosphoglycerate mutase — protein MAHAPIAPVVLVILDGWGYREATENNAIAVANTPIMDSLWEVYPRTLIRTSGKDVGLPEGQMGNSEVGHLNIGAGRIVPQELVRITDAVEDGSIFHNPALVNLCQEVKARGGKLHLIGLCSEGGVHSHLCHLLGLLDLAKLQSISNVCVHAITDGRDTNPNEGVKAIAQIQAHIDKIGIGRISTICGRYYAMDRDRRWDRVKKAYDLLTQDGPGDGRTALQILKDSYAKDITDEFILPTRVAPGAVESGDGIIFYNFRPDRARQLCYAFTMPNFDGFERKLIQPLSFVTFTQYDPKLPVQVAFEPQNLTNILGEVIANHGLRQFRTAETEKYPHVTYFFNGGLEKPFEGEDRELIQSPMVATYDLAPEMSAQAVTDTACAAIEKGIYSLVVMNYANPDMVGHTGNIEAAAKAIEKVDQCLGQLLNSIHKMGGTAIIIADHGNAEYMRDEEGNPWTAHTTNPVPFILVEGEKRKIPGHGGHVTLRDDGRLADIAPTILDILQLPKPENMTGKSLIVPAEIDVKTNRTPVRISL, from the coding sequence ATGGCACACGCACCTATAGCTCCTGTGGTGCTAGTTATACTAGATGGCTGGGGTTATCGAGAAGCCACAGAAAACAACGCCATCGCGGTTGCTAATACCCCAATTATGGATAGTCTCTGGGAAGTTTATCCCAGAACTTTGATTCGTACCTCCGGCAAAGACGTTGGACTGCCAGAGGGTCAAATGGGGAACTCAGAAGTAGGACACCTTAATATAGGTGCCGGACGGATTGTGCCACAAGAATTAGTAAGGATTACTGATGCCGTTGAGGATGGTTCTATTTTCCACAATCCGGCATTAGTGAACCTTTGTCAAGAAGTAAAAGCTAGAGGGGGAAAATTACATCTGATTGGGTTGTGTTCAGAAGGCGGTGTGCATTCCCATTTGTGTCATTTACTGGGATTGTTAGACTTGGCTAAATTACAATCTATCTCAAATGTCTGTGTTCATGCGATCACCGATGGACGAGATACCAACCCTAACGAAGGCGTAAAAGCGATTGCCCAAATTCAAGCACATATCGATAAAATCGGCATCGGACGGATTTCTACTATCTGTGGCCGCTATTATGCCATGGACCGAGATCGCCGTTGGGACCGCGTGAAAAAAGCTTATGATCTCCTGACACAAGACGGACCCGGAGATGGACGAACGGCCCTACAAATTCTCAAAGACTCCTACGCGAAAGATATTACAGATGAGTTTATTCTACCCACTCGAGTTGCTCCGGGTGCAGTAGAATCCGGAGATGGCATTATTTTCTATAACTTCCGTCCTGATCGCGCCAGACAGTTGTGTTATGCGTTCACTATGCCAAATTTTGACGGATTTGAGCGCAAACTGATTCAACCCCTCAGTTTTGTCACTTTTACTCAATACGACCCCAAGTTACCCGTTCAGGTGGCCTTTGAACCCCAAAACCTGACTAACATTCTCGGAGAAGTGATCGCTAACCATGGCCTGCGTCAATTCCGCACCGCAGAAACCGAAAAATATCCCCACGTGACCTACTTTTTTAACGGTGGACTCGAAAAACCCTTTGAAGGCGAAGATCGCGAATTAATTCAAAGTCCAATGGTAGCGACTTATGATCTAGCCCCAGAAATGTCTGCCCAAGCTGTTACAGATACCGCTTGCGCCGCTATTGAAAAAGGGATTTATTCTTTAGTGGTGATGAACTATGCTAACCCGGATATGGTAGGGCATACGGGCAATATTGAAGCGGCTGCTAAAGCCATTGAAAAAGTCGATCAATGTCTGGGACAGTTATTAAACAGCATCCATAAAATGGGAGGAACGGCGATCATTATCGCTGATCACGGAAACGCTGAGTATATGCGCGATGAAGAAGGAAATCCTTGGACGGCTCATACCACTAACCCAGTACCGTTTATCTTGGTAGAAGGGGAAAAACGAAAAATCCCCGGCCATGGCGGTCATGTTACCTTGCGAGATGATGGACGGTTAGCCGATATTGCCCCAACTATCCTAGATATTTTACAATTACCTAAACCCGAAAATATGACGGGTAAGTCGTTGATTGTGCCGGCAGAGATTGATGTAAAAACCAATCGCACACCGGTGCGAATTTCCCTCTAA
- a CDS encoding DUF4149 domain-containing protein: MNTYSERGLNQINWPILVMFVLGFWLSASIVLDLVIMPGLSASGMMATKGFASAGYLIFGVFNRLELLCAAVVLSGILVFRRHHTLTHSHETWSIILSAFLLIIALIYTYILTPYMSGLGLQLNQFDPINPMSGVMLPMQWSYWILEACKLLLGVTLLRWCYKDSCLVP, translated from the coding sequence ATGAATACATATTCTGAACGGGGCTTAAACCAAATTAATTGGCCTATCCTAGTGATGTTCGTCTTAGGATTTTGGCTCAGTGCCAGTATTGTTCTCGATTTAGTGATCATGCCCGGTTTATCAGCATCGGGAATGATGGCTACTAAAGGATTTGCTAGTGCTGGTTATCTCATTTTTGGGGTTTTCAATCGTCTCGAATTATTGTGCGCTGCCGTAGTTTTAAGCGGGATTTTAGTATTCCGCCGCCATCATACCTTAACTCATTCTCACGAAACCTGGTCAATTATTCTATCAGCATTTCTGTTAATCATTGCCCTAATTTATACCTATATTCTAACTCCTTATATGAGCGGATTAGGACTACAGTTAAACCAGTTCGATCCCATCAACCCCATGAGTGGAGTGATGCTCCCCATGCAATGGAGTTATTGGATATTAGAAGCCTGTAAACTCCTATTAGGCGTGACCTTACTCCGATGGTGCTATAAGGATTCTTGCTTAGTTCCCTAG
- a CDS encoding DUF433 domain-containing protein, producing MLKNLDRITFDPKIMAGKACIRGMRVPVSLIVNLVANGKSEAEIIEDYPYIEPEDIRQSLLYAAWLTEERVIPLKPINEGNLVK from the coding sequence ATGTTAAAAAATCTAGATAGAATTACCTTCGATCCAAAAATCATGGCAGGAAAAGCTTGTATTAGAGGAATGCGTGTGCCAGTTTCTTTAATCGTTAATTTAGTAGCCAATGGAAAATCTGAAGCCGAAATTATTGAAGACTATCCTTATATTGAACCTGAAGATATTAGACAATCACTCCTCTATGCGGCTTGGTTAACTGAAGAACGAGTAATTCCCTTAAAACCTATTAATGAAGGCAACTTAGTCAAATGA